A DNA window from Ornithobacterium rhinotracheale DSM 15997 contains the following coding sequences:
- a CDS encoding RagB/SusD family nutrient uptake outer membrane protein, with protein sequence MKKYIKILSLVALSTLSVSCSEDSLDAVATTLKPVDDVKNLNDVSMVVRGALDRLSNQNYYGRSLLVYGELYADNAYANGNSGRYLSIGSGRLTVTNDYVANSWDVINKVISSSNLAINKRISVSKEEEEQYNDLLGQAYFYRALAHFDLLRYWGQQNVEQGGLDALGVPYIKIFHPEGETIEVKRESVRENLKNLYSDLDEAIKLFGNNDKPNTFYANKWTAKALKARIALYFKDYDQVLSNANEIINSGKYKVVGGEDYVKSWKNPSSDNWLFAISYTTTDELGNESISTLYQNTGYGDIVLRKGLLNTIFDDSDIRGKSPMILKDVENRRGEKWDRIYGKYPRTAPSVYSLPLFRYEEIILDKAEALYYKNQKQEAIDLINNEICANRNAKKLTDLSQDILIKEWRKEFLFEGMRFTTLTRNGLGIESRKVPAGDFKLAFPIPRWDRNNNPNIEQNKGY encoded by the coding sequence ATGAAAAAATATATAAAAATATTATCGCTTGTAGCTTTATCTACATTATCTGTATCATGTTCAGAGGATTCTTTAGATGCCGTAGCTACTACTCTAAAACCCGTTGATGATGTAAAGAACCTTAATGATGTTTCTATGGTTGTGAGAGGGGCACTAGATCGCTTGTCTAATCAGAATTATTACGGAAGATCTTTGCTTGTTTATGGAGAGCTTTACGCAGATAATGCTTATGCAAACGGAAACTCAGGAAGATACCTAAGTATTGGTAGTGGTAGATTAACTGTTACAAATGACTATGTAGCTAATTCTTGGGATGTCATCAACAAAGTAATTTCATCCTCAAACTTAGCAATCAACAAAAGAATTAGTGTATCTAAAGAAGAGGAAGAGCAATATAATGATTTATTAGGTCAAGCTTATTTTTACAGAGCATTAGCTCATTTCGATCTTCTCCGCTATTGGGGGCAACAAAATGTAGAACAAGGAGGTTTAGATGCTCTAGGAGTTCCTTATATAAAAATATTTCACCCAGAAGGAGAAACTATTGAAGTTAAAAGAGAAAGTGTAAGAGAGAATCTTAAAAATCTATATAGCGATTTAGATGAGGCTATAAAACTATTTGGTAACAATGATAAACCAAATACTTTCTATGCCAATAAATGGACTGCTAAGGCATTAAAAGCGCGTATTGCTTTATATTTCAAAGATTACGACCAAGTTCTTAGCAATGCAAACGAAATTATAAATTCAGGTAAATACAAAGTAGTAGGAGGTGAAGATTATGTAAAAAGCTGGAAAAATCCATCAAGTGACAACTGGTTATTTGCTATTTCTTATACAACAACCGATGAGCTAGGAAATGAAAGTATTTCTACCCTCTATCAAAATACAGGCTATGGAGACATTGTTCTACGCAAAGGGTTATTAAATACTATTTTCGACGATAGCGATATAAGAGGAAAATCTCCTATGATCTTAAAAGATGTAGAAAACAGAAGAGGAGAAAAATGGGATAGAATCTATGGAAAATATCCTAGAACAGCTCCGTCTGTTTACTCTTTACCTTTATTCAGATACGAAGAAATAATTCTTGACAAAGCAGAAGCTCTTTATTACAAAAATCAAAAGCAAGAAGCTATTGATCTGATAAATAATGAAATTTGCGCAAATCGTAACGCTAAAAAACTTACAGATTTATCTCAAGATATTTTAATCAAAGAGTGGAGAAAAGAATTTCTTTTCGAAGGAATGAGATTTACTACCCTTACTAGAAATGGGCTTGGTATTGAAAGTAGAAAAGTTCCTGCTGGAGATTTTAAATTAGCTTTCCCAATTCCAAGATGGGATAGAAACAACAACCCAAACATTGAACAAAACAAAGGTTATTAA
- a CDS encoding amidophosphoribosyltransferase, whose translation MSDAIKHECGIALLRLLKPLSYYKEKYGNAFYGVDKMYLMLEKQHNRGQDGAGLASIKLGMQPGERYISRARSNSDSPIKDVFTQVNESIARRIEENPEAIHDMEMLKKVAPYIGEVFLGHVRYGTYGENSIEAVHPFLRQNNWKTRNLLVAGNFNLTNVDEQFQNLIDLGQHPKAKADTVTVMEKIGHFLDEQVNELYYELKKEGYTKREASAEIENRIKVSKILARSAKNWDGGYAMAGLFGHGDAFVLRDPAGIRPAYYYVDDEIAIVASERPVIQTVFNVSFNHVKELNPGEAIIIKHYGEVKFRQILEPLERKSCSFERIYFSRGSDAEIYEERKDLGRLLIDQVMEAIDGDIHNTVFSYIPNTAEASYFGLVEAANDELNHEKTQMIMQEKEDITDKRIKEILSTKLRSEKIAIKDAKLRTFITQDNARDDMVAHVYDVTYGVVKPTDNLVIIDDSIVRGTTLKNSIIRILDRVHPKRIVVVSSAPQIRYPDCYGIDMARLENLIAFVAAEALHRERGTEHLITEIYQKCKSEVGKPDKEVTNYVKEFYAPFTDEEISNKIAELLTTDDINAEVKIIFQSVENLHKACPKNLGDWYFTGNYPTPGGNRVANKAFINYYEGNKERAY comes from the coding sequence ATGAGTGATGCAATCAAGCACGAGTGTGGTATCGCACTTTTACGCCTTCTAAAACCCCTTTCCTATTACAAAGAAAAATACGGAAACGCCTTCTACGGCGTAGATAAAATGTACCTAATGCTGGAAAAACAGCACAACCGCGGACAAGATGGGGCGGGTCTAGCGAGTATTAAATTAGGTATGCAACCTGGCGAAAGATACATAAGCCGAGCCAGATCTAATAGCGACAGCCCTATAAAAGATGTCTTTACGCAAGTAAATGAGAGTATCGCTCGCCGTATCGAGGAGAATCCAGAAGCCATTCACGATATGGAAATGCTTAAAAAAGTAGCTCCATACATAGGCGAAGTGTTTTTAGGGCATGTGCGTTATGGAACTTATGGCGAGAATAGCATTGAGGCAGTGCACCCTTTTTTGAGGCAAAATAATTGGAAAACGCGCAATCTCCTAGTGGCTGGTAACTTTAACTTAACGAATGTGGATGAGCAGTTTCAAAACCTCATCGACTTGGGGCAGCACCCTAAGGCCAAGGCCGATACCGTTACGGTGATGGAGAAAATCGGGCACTTCCTAGATGAGCAAGTCAACGAATTATATTACGAACTTAAGAAAGAAGGCTACACCAAACGCGAAGCCTCTGCCGAGATAGAAAACCGCATCAAGGTTTCAAAAATCTTGGCGCGTTCGGCCAAAAACTGGGACGGTGGTTATGCCATGGCAGGGCTTTTTGGGCACGGCGATGCATTTGTATTGCGAGACCCAGCAGGAATTCGCCCTGCGTATTATTATGTAGACGACGAAATCGCTATTGTAGCTTCTGAACGCCCAGTGATTCAAACAGTGTTTAATGTAAGTTTTAATCATGTTAAAGAATTAAACCCTGGAGAAGCCATCATTATTAAACATTATGGCGAAGTAAAATTCAGACAAATTCTTGAGCCACTGGAAAGAAAATCTTGTTCGTTTGAGCGTATTTATTTCTCTCGTGGTAGCGACGCCGAGATTTACGAAGAAAGAAAAGATTTAGGCAGATTGCTCATTGATCAAGTGATGGAGGCCATAGACGGAGATATTCACAACACGGTATTTTCTTATATTCCAAACACGGCAGAAGCATCATATTTTGGACTCGTAGAAGCCGCCAACGACGAGCTTAATCACGAGAAAACCCAAATGATTATGCAGGAGAAAGAAGACATTACTGATAAACGAATCAAGGAAATTCTTTCTACTAAATTACGCTCAGAAAAAATCGCCATTAAAGATGCCAAACTGCGTACATTCATTACACAAGATAATGCACGCGATGATATGGTGGCACATGTCTACGATGTTACTTATGGGGTGGTGAAACCTACGGATAATTTAGTCATCATAGATGATAGTATCGTGCGCGGAACCACGCTTAAAAACAGTATTATTCGAATTTTAGACAGAGTGCACCCTAAGCGTATTGTGGTAGTTTCATCGGCACCACAAATCCGTTATCCAGATTGCTACGGGATTGATATGGCTCGCCTTGAAAACTTAATCGCTTTTGTGGCGGCAGAAGCCTTGCACAGAGAACGCGGCACCGAGCATCTTATTACAGAAATATACCAAAAATGCAAATCCGAGGTGGGCAAGCCAGACAAGGAAGTTACCAATTATGTAAAAGAATTCTACGCTCCGTTTACCGACGAGGAGATTTCAAACAAAATTGCAGAATTACTTACGACTGATGACATCAATGCCGAGGTGAAAATCATCTTCCAATCGGTGGAAAATCTGCACAAAGCTTGCCCTAAAAACTTGGGTGACTGGTATTTCACAGGAAACTACCCTACCCCAGGCGGAAACCGTGTGGCAAACAAGGCTTTCATCAATTATTATGAAGGAAATAAAGAAAGAGCTTATTAA
- a CDS encoding SusC/RagA family TonB-linked outer membrane protein has translation MKKNVKKLFSVGIFCLSLYAFGQEKPITGRVVDSNGFPIQDAYVYIEGSDKGVYTDENGNYKIDAQKGDTIAFEFIGLDTKTIKVGNADKYDVKLASGGAVALDAVTQMGYRQLSKNDQTGSVVQIKSEELNKVPLTSVDQALQGKVAGLNITGSSGTPGSAQYIRIRGVNSINAGKNPLYVIDGVPVQDQNPDVDKSRSETSTISPLSLISNNDIESITVLKDASATAPYGARGANGVILITTKSGKAGKTKFAFSSRYGFQKLATPSVPMLNAEQRYKLFLNALEYNKTDGDGNPLTDTYKKKLIEDYYGDWLANGRPDTDWGKIGERNVATIQDYSLSASGGDKNSNFFASLGYNKTQGVIIGSDFKRLSGRLNYSRKLTDKLEFSTNNSASDAIQNGIAEQGGYFSNPLLIKFFLPPTSPAYNKDGSPNLDLSLYNPLYVVSHDDMEKELLRIFSNNSLKYDISNDLYFKTLVSLDYLLSSNRIYYNPFHGEGFDHNGQVENEIYRDFLYNVQNTLNYKKSFAGVHNLNLSLVQEYQKLKKYNLIGRGKNVAEPGRVYLNTTSKSPEATSDFKDRATLSYIALVNYSYDKRYVLDFTLRREGDSRFAKGHRFGTFYSVGAAWNLHNEEFMKSTNFVNLLKLRASYGQVGNSDIDYNLFLNALLLDRSYDGKTAAIPAYYGNDQLTWETTNNLDVGVDFGFFKNRLTGQVTYFDKEATNMLFRRYLPYTSGYREKWINNGRVSNRGFELELNTKIINSENVQLDLNLNGTILRNRVQELAKDSKGEVLKTLDSTSMIDEGHAIREFYLPEWAGVNPKTGAPQWYVNRNKSNEITEVYSKADQVPSGKSPIATRMAGVGFNLKVKNFFAGANFYYSGGNQIYEDWAQYTLQNGLNSVAFYNGREDLINSWTPDNPNTDFPKIYFDNVGNFGAQPSSRLLYDGDYVRLRNAQIGYNLPSEWAKQIGLEAVSFNLTGVNLWTWVKDKRLKFDPEVRPDGWTNLTTPTIKSITFGVNVNF, from the coding sequence ATGAAAAAGAATGTAAAAAAACTTTTCAGTGTAGGAATTTTCTGTCTTTCGCTTTATGCATTTGGACAAGAAAAGCCAATAACTGGTCGCGTAGTAGACAGTAACGGATTCCCTATACAAGATGCCTATGTGTATATAGAGGGATCTGACAAAGGTGTCTATACCGATGAAAATGGTAACTACAAAATTGATGCTCAAAAGGGTGATACTATTGCTTTTGAGTTCATTGGACTAGACACAAAAACTATTAAAGTTGGAAATGCAGATAAGTATGATGTAAAATTAGCATCTGGTGGTGCCGTAGCACTTGATGCCGTAACCCAAATGGGGTATCGTCAACTTTCTAAAAACGACCAAACAGGTAGTGTGGTGCAAATCAAATCTGAGGAATTGAATAAAGTACCTTTAACTTCTGTAGATCAAGCTTTGCAAGGGAAGGTAGCTGGACTTAACATAACAGGAAGTTCAGGGACACCAGGATCTGCTCAATACATCAGAATCCGTGGGGTGAACTCTATCAACGCTGGTAAAAACCCATTGTATGTAATCGATGGAGTTCCTGTGCAAGACCAAAACCCTGATGTAGATAAATCTAGGTCTGAAACATCTACAATCAGTCCTTTATCTTTAATTAGTAACAATGATATTGAAAGCATCACAGTATTGAAAGATGCATCGGCTACTGCTCCTTATGGTGCAAGAGGAGCTAATGGGGTAATCTTAATTACTACCAAATCTGGAAAAGCTGGAAAAACAAAATTTGCTTTCTCTTCTCGTTATGGATTTCAAAAATTAGCAACTCCATCTGTACCTATGCTAAACGCGGAACAGAGATACAAACTATTCCTAAATGCTTTAGAATACAATAAAACCGATGGAGATGGAAATCCTCTAACCGATACTTACAAGAAAAAGCTCATTGAAGATTACTATGGAGATTGGTTAGCAAATGGTAGACCTGATACTGACTGGGGAAAAATAGGCGAAAGAAATGTTGCCACTATACAAGACTATTCATTGAGCGCATCTGGAGGTGATAAAAATTCTAACTTTTTTGCTTCACTAGGATACAATAAAACTCAAGGTGTAATCATTGGATCAGATTTCAAGAGACTTTCAGGGAGACTTAATTATAGTAGAAAACTTACAGATAAGTTAGAGTTTTCAACAAACAATAGTGCATCAGATGCGATTCAAAATGGAATTGCAGAGCAAGGAGGTTACTTTAGCAACCCATTACTTATTAAATTTTTCTTACCTCCAACATCTCCTGCATACAATAAAGATGGAAGCCCTAATTTAGATTTATCTCTATACAATCCTTTGTATGTAGTCAGCCACGATGATATGGAAAAAGAATTATTACGCATATTCAGTAATAATTCATTAAAGTATGACATCAGCAACGATTTATACTTTAAAACACTCGTTTCCTTAGATTATCTCTTAAGCTCAAATAGAATATACTACAACCCTTTCCACGGAGAAGGTTTTGATCACAACGGGCAAGTGGAAAATGAAATTTATAGAGACTTTTTGTATAATGTACAAAACACTTTAAACTATAAAAAATCATTTGCTGGAGTTCATAATTTAAATTTAAGTTTAGTACAAGAATACCAAAAATTAAAAAAGTACAACTTAATCGGAAGAGGGAAAAATGTAGCTGAGCCAGGTAGAGTTTATTTGAATACAACTTCAAAATCTCCAGAAGCTACATCAGACTTTAAAGATAGAGCAACCCTTTCCTACATAGCCCTCGTTAACTATAGTTATGACAAACGCTATGTATTAGACTTTACTCTAAGAAGAGAAGGAGATTCTAGATTTGCCAAAGGACATAGATTTGGTACTTTCTATTCAGTAGGTGCTGCATGGAACTTGCACAATGAGGAATTTATGAAGTCTACTAATTTTGTGAATCTATTAAAACTTAGAGCATCATACGGACAAGTTGGTAACAGCGATATAGATTACAACCTATTCTTAAACGCTTTATTGCTTGATAGAAGCTATGATGGAAAAACAGCTGCCATTCCAGCATATTATGGAAATGATCAGTTGACTTGGGAAACTACTAACAATTTAGATGTAGGGGTAGACTTTGGTTTCTTTAAAAACAGATTGACTGGACAGGTAACTTACTTTGATAAAGAAGCTACCAACATGCTCTTTAGAAGATATTTACCTTACACATCTGGGTATCGTGAAAAATGGATAAACAATGGTAGAGTATCTAACAGAGGTTTTGAATTAGAATTAAACACAAAAATTATAAACTCTGAAAATGTACAATTAGATCTAAATCTAAATGGTACTATATTGAGAAATAGAGTACAAGAACTTGCTAAAGATTCAAAAGGAGAAGTTCTAAAAACACTAGACTCTACCTCTATGATTGATGAAGGACATGCTATTCGAGAATTTTATTTACCAGAATGGGCAGGTGTAAACCCAAAAACAGGAGCTCCACAATGGTATGTAAATAGAAACAAGTCTAATGAAATTACCGAGGTTTATTCTAAAGCAGACCAAGTGCCTTCTGGAAAAAGCCCAATTGCAACTCGTATGGCTGGAGTAGGTTTTAACCTTAAAGTTAAAAACTTCTTTGCTGGAGCTAATTTCTATTACTCAGGCGGAAACCAAATCTATGAAGATTGGGCTCAATATACATTGCAAAATGGACTTAATTCAGTCGCTTTTTACAATGGTAGAGAAGATCTAATTAATAGCTGGACACCTGATAATCCAAATACTGATTTCCCTAAAATTTATTTCGATAATGTAGGTAATTTCGGAGCACAACCATCAAGTAGATTATTATACGATGGAGATTATGTTAGATTACGAAATGCACAAATTGGATATAACCTTCCGTCTGAATGGGCTAAACAAATCGGTTTAGAAGCTGTTAGCTTTAATCTAACTGGTGTAAACTTATGGACTTGGGTAAAAGATAAAAGACTTAAATTTGACCCAGAAGTTAGACCAGATGGATGGACCAACTTAACAACTCCAACAATAAAATCAATAACATTTGGCGTTAATGTTAACTTTTAA
- the purC gene encoding phosphoribosylaminoimidazolesuccinocarboxamide synthase, with amino-acid sequence MEKKDFLYEGKAKQIYATKNPNQVIVHYKDDATAFNAQKKGTVESKGEMNNKITTLIYKYLAEKGIPTHYIETLNDREQLVTKVKILPIEVVVRNYVAGSMAQRLGLEEGGKCPITVFDLCYKKDELGDPLINDYHAILLGVATREDLDELYALTDKINELLKELFLKANLILADFKIEFGKTSEGKIVLADEISPDTCRLWDKDTLKKLDKDRFRRDLGEVTEAYLEVYDRLKKALA; translated from the coding sequence ATGGAAAAAAAAGATTTCTTATACGAGGGGAAAGCGAAACAAATTTACGCTACTAAAAACCCTAACCAAGTCATTGTTCACTATAAAGACGACGCTACGGCTTTCAACGCTCAGAAAAAAGGAACCGTGGAGTCTAAAGGCGAAATGAATAATAAAATCACAACGCTTATTTATAAATATTTAGCCGAAAAAGGGATTCCTACGCACTACATCGAAACTCTAAACGACAGAGAGCAATTGGTAACCAAAGTGAAAATTCTGCCTATCGAAGTCGTAGTAAGAAACTATGTGGCAGGAAGCATGGCACAACGCCTTGGCTTGGAAGAAGGCGGAAAATGCCCAATTACCGTTTTTGATTTATGCTATAAAAAAGATGAATTAGGCGACCCGCTTATCAACGATTATCACGCAATTTTATTAGGTGTAGCTACACGCGAAGATTTGGACGAATTGTATGCTTTAACCGATAAAATCAACGAATTATTAAAAGAATTATTCCTAAAAGCGAATTTAATTTTAGCCGATTTCAAAATTGAATTTGGCAAAACATCTGAAGGCAAAATCGTATTGGCAGACGAAATCAGCCCGGATACTTGCCGCCTTTGGGACAAAGATACGCTTAAGAAATTAGACAAAGACCGCTTCCGTAGAGATCTTGGAGAAGTAACAGAAGCTTATCTTGAAGTGTATGACAGACTTAAAAAAGCCCTTGCATAA
- a CDS encoding sugar kinase, producing MQKKVVTFGEVMLRLATPGYQRFIQSSSLNATFGGGEANVAVSLANYGIPVEFVTQLPKNDIAEWCISDLRKYKVGTENILRGGDRVGIYFLETGAVARPSKVVYDRANSAIAEIKPGMINWREVFKDAQWFHWTGITPALSQGAADTCLEAIKVANEMGVTVSCDLNYRKNLWKYGKKASEIMPALVEGCDIILGNEEDAEKVFGIKPEGFEVEHTGGEVNAAEFESVCQQLMQKFPRAKKVIITLRGSINANHNTWGGCLYSDKLYQSRRYDITHIVDRVGGGDSFMGGLIYGLLTYPQDDQKALDFAVAASCLKHTVYGDYNLVTVAEVENLMGGDGSGRVVR from the coding sequence ATGCAGAAAAAAGTAGTAACTTTTGGTGAAGTAATGCTGCGTTTGGCTACCCCAGGGTATCAGCGTTTCATTCAATCTAGTAGCTTGAATGCCACTTTTGGTGGAGGTGAGGCTAATGTTGCGGTTTCGCTTGCAAATTATGGAATTCCAGTGGAATTTGTAACTCAATTGCCTAAAAACGACATCGCTGAATGGTGTATTTCTGATTTAAGAAAATACAAAGTAGGTACTGAAAACATTTTAAGAGGTGGAGACCGTGTAGGGATCTATTTCTTGGAAACTGGTGCTGTAGCTCGTCCTTCAAAAGTTGTGTATGATCGTGCAAACTCTGCCATTGCAGAAATTAAGCCTGGTATGATCAACTGGAGAGAGGTGTTTAAAGATGCTCAGTGGTTCCACTGGACAGGTATTACTCCAGCACTTTCTCAAGGTGCAGCAGATACTTGTTTAGAGGCTATTAAAGTAGCAAACGAAATGGGAGTTACTGTTTCTTGTGACTTAAACTACCGTAAAAACCTTTGGAAATATGGTAAAAAAGCTTCTGAAATTATGCCAGCTTTAGTAGAAGGTTGCGACATCATTTTAGGAAACGAGGAAGATGCTGAGAAAGTATTTGGAATCAAACCAGAAGGTTTTGAAGTAGAACACACTGGTGGTGAAGTAAACGCAGCAGAATTTGAATCAGTTTGTCAACAATTGATGCAAAAATTCCCAAGAGCTAAAAAAGTAATCATCACACTTCGTGGATCTATCAACGCAAACCACAACACTTGGGGTGGATGTTTATATTCAGATAAATTATACCAATCTCGTAGATACGACATCACTCACATCGTAGATAGAGTAGGTGGTGGAGATTCATTTATGGGAGGTTTGATCTACGGATTGCTTACTTACCCACAAGATGATCAAAAAGCATTAGACTTTGCAGTGGCTGCATCTTGCTTGAAACACACTGTGTACGGAGACTATAACTTAGTAACTGTTGCCGAGGTTGAAAACCTAATGGGTGGAGACGGTTCTGGTCGTGTTGTAAGATAA
- a CDS encoding DUF6702 family protein, whose product MKKLKGMRVMLLALVAVLISAFTTLNDFHTSTTKVEFNPGSTSMTFSSKFVTEDLVKAIGVGIENEAKFNTAVERYLRSNFIVKINGNRVNYNYAQAQTSPKATRLYFEVPNVSNVSTIEIRNAMLVNEFADQQNFINFDVNNKRESIVTKKGSESGKVKF is encoded by the coding sequence ATGAAAAAATTGAAAGGAATGCGCGTGATGTTATTAGCCTTGGTAGCTGTATTAATTTCGGCATTTACCACGCTAAATGATTTTCACACCTCAACGACGAAGGTAGAGTTTAATCCAGGAAGCACTTCTATGACTTTTAGCTCTAAATTTGTAACAGAGGATTTAGTTAAAGCCATTGGCGTAGGGATTGAAAACGAAGCTAAATTCAACACCGCAGTAGAAAGATACTTAAGAAGCAATTTTATTGTAAAAATCAACGGAAATAGAGTAAATTATAATTACGCACAAGCACAAACTTCTCCTAAGGCTACAAGACTTTATTTCGAAGTGCCAAATGTTTCAAATGTTTCGACCATCGAAATCCGAAACGCGATGCTTGTAAACGAATTTGCAGATCAGCAGAACTTTATAAACTTTGATGTAAACAATAAGCGTGAATCTATTGTTACTAAAAAAGGAAGCGAATCTGGAAAAGTAAAATTTTAG
- the purM gene encoding phosphoribosylformylglycinamidine cyclo-ligase, with translation MSTSYKDAGVNKEEGYQTVHKIKDAVAQTHTPNVLNGIGSFGAFYELGNYKNPVLVSGADGVGTKLRIALDVKKYDTVGIDCFAMCANDILCHGAKPLFFLDYLACGKLDSNVAAEIVGGIVKACKETNCSLIGGETAEMPGMYEIGDYDVAGFCVGVVEKDEIIDGSKIKANDVLIALPSSGFHSNGFSLIRKVFTDFNEEWNGKPLYETLLVPTKLYGATINSLLEKHTINGIAHITGGGLIENVPRILPKGLGVEIQKSSIKVPAIMQELQKRANIAEDEMFGTFNMGVGMVLAVSPDQAEAVIKSLKSLGEEAYEIGKVVESDQPIVLL, from the coding sequence ATGAGCACATCTTACAAAGACGCTGGCGTAAACAAAGAAGAAGGATACCAAACGGTACACAAAATCAAAGATGCAGTAGCCCAAACACACACTCCCAATGTATTAAATGGGATTGGCTCCTTTGGTGCATTCTACGAACTTGGAAACTACAAAAATCCCGTTTTGGTAAGTGGAGCCGACGGCGTGGGGACTAAACTTCGCATCGCACTAGATGTTAAGAAATACGACACCGTAGGGATTGATTGTTTTGCCATGTGTGCCAACGATATTTTGTGCCACGGCGCCAAACCTTTGTTCTTCTTGGATTACCTCGCTTGCGGAAAACTAGACAGCAATGTAGCCGCCGAAATCGTGGGTGGCATCGTAAAAGCTTGTAAAGAAACCAATTGCTCGCTCATCGGTGGAGAAACTGCTGAAATGCCGGGCATGTACGAAATCGGGGATTATGATGTAGCAGGATTCTGCGTGGGCGTGGTAGAGAAAGACGAAATCATCGACGGGTCTAAAATCAAGGCAAATGATGTTTTAATCGCATTGCCATCAAGCGGGTTCCATAGCAATGGTTTTTCTTTAATAAGAAAAGTTTTTACCGATTTCAACGAAGAATGGAACGGAAAACCTTTGTACGAAACGCTTTTAGTCCCAACCAAATTATATGGAGCTACCATTAATTCTTTGCTTGAAAAACACACAATCAACGGGATTGCACATATCACAGGTGGTGGATTAATTGAAAATGTACCGAGAATTTTGCCTAAAGGTTTGGGCGTAGAAATTCAAAAATCAAGCATTAAAGTCCCTGCCATCATGCAAGAATTACAAAAGAGAGCCAACATCGCAGAAGACGAAATGTTTGGAACCTTCAACATGGGTGTGGGAATGGTACTTGCCGTTTCGCCAGACCAAGCCGAAGCCGTTATCAAATCCTTGAAATCTTTGGGCGAAGAAGCTTACGAAATCGGAAAAGTGGTAGAAAGCGACCAACCAATCGTTTTGCTTTAA